One genomic region from Phragmites australis chromosome 1, lpPhrAust1.1, whole genome shotgun sequence encodes:
- the LOC133924116 gene encoding uncharacterized protein LOC133924116 produces MMSQRARWTSKYEKALVDVLTEYRLSHFRGQNGWCTEGWNRIVKDFNSLCPDANFTKAQIQDKESQLKKDYKAVKSIRKRSGVSWNQTASMINTTSEIWDEIIEEDSKLRRYENKSFPLFDALDLLYEGQFAEGKHCFTSK; encoded by the exons ATGATGTCTCAAAGAGCAAGGTGGACCTCAAAATATGAGAAAGCGCTAGTTGATGTACTCACTGAGTATAGGCTTTCTCATTTTCGTGGTCAAAATGGCTGGTGTACTGAAGGTTGGAATAGAATTGTGAAAGATTTCAACAGTCTTTGTCCAGATGCCAATTTTACTAAAGCTCAGATTCAAGACAAAgagtcacaattgaagaaggaTTACAAAGCAGTCAAATCCATTCGCAAGCGTAGTGGAGTCTCTTGGAATCAGACTGCGTCTATGATTAACACAACATCTGAAATCTGGGATGAAATAATAGAA GAGGATTCAAAGTTGAGGAGGTATGAAAACAAAAGCTTCCCATTGTTTGATGCACTGGACCTGTTATATGAAG GACAATTTGCTGAAGGAAAGCATTGCTTCACCTCTAAGTAA
- the LOC133885657 gene encoding WUSCHEL-related homeobox 5-like, translated as MELPQQGGAHGQAAPDVPPSPPLSPASAATAALANARWNPTKEQVAVLERLYEHGLRTPNAEQIQQITARLREHGHIEGKNVFYWFQNHKARLRQKQKQDSFAYFTRFLRRPPPLPVLARPPTLPYPHGRLPPPQAMAMAPQPACNNGGPHAMYRAPCYMPAPQEPAANAAYYQPQQMAILYPRMEIAQDKMVPAAAQAPNNATAPLHMLHFPPADGGAADHVGPSRQTLQLFPLEPTFALPDKARGAGSASLTPTPLTASASLSGESESLGSPNSNAETLPFYDFFGIHSGGR; from the exons ATGGAGCTGCCGCAACAAGGAGGCGCTCACGGCCAGGCGGCCCCCGACGtcccgccctcgccgccgctgtcCCCGGCCTCCGCCGCGACGGCCGCGCTGGCGAACGCGCGGTGGAACCCGACCAAGGAGCAGGTTGCCGTGCTGGAGAGGCTGTACGAGCACGGTCTGCGCACGCCCAATGCGGAGCAGATACAGCAGATCACGGCCAGGCTGCGGGAGCACGGCCACATCGAGGGCAAGAACGTCTTCTACTGGTTCCAGAACCACAAGGCCCGCCTGCgccagaagcagaagcaggacAGCTTCGCCTACTTCACCAGGTTCCTCCGCCGGCCCCCGCCGCTGCCCGTGCTGGCTAGGCCCCCCACGCTGCCTTACCCTCATGGCCGGCTCCCGCCGCCGCaggcgatggcgatggcgcCGCAGCCTGCATGCAACAACGGTGGTCCGCATG CGATGTACAGGGCGCCATGCTACATGCCAGCGCCACAGGAGCCCGCGGCAAATGCTGCCTACTACCAGCCGCAGCAGATGGCAATCCTATACCCGAGAATGGAGATCGCCCAGGACAAGATGGTCCCGGCTGCGGCGCAGGCACCGAACAACGCGACCGCTCCACTGCACATGCTGCACTTCCCGCCAGCCGACGGCGGGGCAGCGGATCACGTCGGCCCCAGCCGCCAGACTCTTCAGCTGTTCCCGCTCGAGCCAACCTTCGCCCTGCCCGACAAGGCGCGCGGCGCCGGCAGCGCCTCCCTGACGCCGACGCCGTTGACGGCGTCCGCTTCGCTTTCAGGGGAGTCCGAGAGCCTCGGGAGCCCGAACTCGAACGCTGAGACGCTGCCGTTCTATGACTTCTTCGGGATTCATTCTGGTGGCCGCTGA